The following nucleotide sequence is from Deltaproteobacteria bacterium.
GGTGGGCGAGGATGCCCGCTGCCGCAAGCACGATGACCGCCTGACAGGTGAGCTTCCATCTGCCTGCAAGCCCCTTGGAATTTTTCCGGCGGATCTTTTTCATGTCGTCCACGAGGCCGATGGCGGCAAAACCCAGAAGTATGAAAAGGGAGATCCAGACAAAGAGGTTCGTGAGATCAGACCAGAGGAGACAGGCACAGGAGATGGCCCCGACGATGAGGATGCCACCCATGCTCGGGGTCCCGGCCTTGATCATGTGCGAGGCCGGGCCGTCGTCCCGGATCACCTGCCCCATCTGGAACTCCTGCATCTTTCTGATGAACCATGGCCCAAAGGAGAGGACGATGAGGAGGGCGGTGAGGGTCGCGTATACGGTCCGGAAGGTGATGTAGCGAAAGACATTGAAAACAGGGATGGATTCATGGAGGGGATAGAGGAGGTGATAGAGCATGCTTACCCCTCCGTTTCTGTGTCATACGCCGCTTCCAGGGCTTGAATGGCCTTTTCGAGCCGCATTCCTCTGGATCCCTTCACGAGTACGCATGCGTTTTCCGGGATGTGTGCCCGGGCCTCTTGTTGGATCCAGGAAACGAGATCGCAAGTCTCCGGAAAGACAAGGATGCGGGAGAGGGGAAGCCCTGCCTCCCTGGCCCCACGGCTTACGTCATCCCCATGCGTCCCGCATGCGATGAGGAGGGAGACGCCATGGCGGGCGGCGGATCTCCCGAGTTCCTGATGGAAAAGGTGGGCGGAATCACCCAGCTCCAGCATGTCACCGAGGATGGCGACCCTCGGCCTTGACCCGCTCCAGATGGACAGGGTCTCAAGTGCCGCCTCCATGGAGGCGGGATTGGCGTTGTAGCTGTCATCCATGAGGGTGATCCCGGACGGGAGATCCTTCGGGGTAATCCGGCCCGGGAGGGGTTTTGCCAGGGAAAGTCCCTGGATGACCTCGTAATGGGTGAGGCCGACTGCAAGACCCACGGCTGCAGCCGCAAGGGCGTTTTGAACAGCGGCCCTGCCCATGAGTGGGAAGAGAAAGGAGGTCTCCCGGCCCCGCATGGATATGGTTATCACGGCGCCTTCGGGATGTGGGGACCAGCCGGGACATGTTACAACGGTCTCGATTTCCCCTTTGGCATGGTCGGCTCCTGAGAGCGTATAGCCGATCTTTCGACAGGAAAGCCTGTTTGCCCTTTCTACGATGAGTGGTTCGTCCAGATTGACTACAGCGATCCCGTTTTTGCCGTCAAGGGCCTGTAAAAGCGCAGACTTTTCCCGGGCTACTGCCTCAACGCTTCCCAGGCCCTCGAGATGCGCGGGTTTCACTGTGGTGACGATACCCACGTCAGGTCCGGCGATGGAGGCGAGCCTGGCGATCTCTCCTGGCTGATTCATGCCCATCTCGAGGACCATCCAGTCGAGGGGAGGGCGCAACCTGAGGATGCTGAGAGGGAGCCCGATGAGGTTGTTGAGGTTACCGGGGGTCTTTCCGACCCGCCATCTCTGGGCGAGGACGAGGGCGACGAGTTCCTTCGTCCCGGTCTTGCCGCAGCTTCCGGTTATCCCTACCACCCTGACCCCGAGGGTCTTTCTGAAAAGCGAGGCAATGGCGCCGAGGGCAAGGAGGGTATCCGGCGCGACAAGGACCGCCGCCTCCGGGGAGGAGGATCGCACCTCGTCCACGATTTCGGGACGTCCGTCCTGGATGAGCACGCCAACTGCCCCGGTCCTTACCGCATGGCAGGCAAAGGCGTTGCCGTCGAAGCGGTTTCCGGAAAGGGCGACAAAGAGCTCGCCTTTCTGAAGGGAGCGGGTGTCGGTGGTGATGCCGACAGGGACTGCGTCCGGATTTCCAGACAGTATCCGTGCCCCTGCGGCCTGAGCGATCTGGCGGATGGAGAGGGGAAAGGCATGCGGATTCGGGATCGAGACGGCTTCGCATTCGACAATCGCCTTGGTGGTCTCAGTTAGGTCGTTGAATGGGAGCCTTGAGGCGCCAATGATTTGATAGGTCTCGTGCCCCTTTCCTGCGATGAGTATGCAATCCCCGGGCCGGGCCTCCTGAACTGCATGGCGGATGGCCTCCCTCCGATCCGGGATCACCCGTACCCTTTTGCCGTCTTCCTGAGGAAAAGGGGGCTGTGGCAGATGCAATGTGGCTGTGGACTCCCAAAGGCCCTCGCACATGTCGTCAAGGATGGCGATGGGGTCCTCGCTCCGGGGGTTGTCCATGGTAAAGACGGCAAGATCCGAGTGATCCCGGGCTATCCTCCCCATGAGCGGCCTTTTGCCCCGGTCCCTGTCCCCGCCGCACCCAACTACGGTGATGATCCTTTCGGGGCCAAGGGTCCGGAGGGTTTGAAGGACGCGTTCAAGGGCGTCCGGGGTGTGGGCGTAGTCCACGAAGGCAATGGGCCTGCCGGCGAAAACGACCGGATCCAGCCGGCCAGGCACGCGGCGGACACGGGAGATCCCGGCTGCTATGGCGCCGGCGTCCACGCCAAGAGGGAGGACTGCGGCTATGGCCGCAAGGATGTTCATGAGGTTGTGGGCCCCGATGAGGGAGGAGTCAACCTCGATCCTTCCCGCCGGGGTCTCGACCGTGGCCCGTATGCCTGTGAGGTCCAGGGACAGGTCGGTGGGCCTTACCATGGCCTTGCGACCCATTCCGTAGGTCATGGCATGGCCGGAGATGAGATCGCAGAGCCTCTTTCCATATGGGCAGTCGATGTTGATGGCCGAGGCCTTGGGGGCAAGCTCGAGAAAGAGGCGACATTTGGCTGCAAAATACCCATCCATGGATCCATGGTAGTCCAGGTGGTCATGGGTGAGGTTCGTGAAGACAGCTACGGAAAATTGGCACCCGGCAACCCGCATCTGGTCGAGGGCGTGGGAGGAGACCTCCATGACCGCCGATCGGGCACCGCGGTCCCGCAGGGAGGCGAGATAGGCCTGCAGACTGACCGCGTCCGGCGTGGTGAGTTCGGAGGGGGTGACCTCATCTCCAAAGCATCGGTGGATGGTCCCAATAAGGCCGGGCAAGAGTCCGGCCTCATTGAGGATCTCCTTGATGAGAAATGATGTGGTGGTCTTTCCGTTGGTACCTGTGATGCCGATTAGATGCATGTGCCGGCTTGGATGGCCGTGGAACTCGGCCGCGTATTCGCCGACTGCGCGCCTGACATCATCGACTCCGATGACCTCGACCTTGCAGGAGAGATCTCCACGAAGCCGCTCTGCGTCCTCCCGTGGGACGAGGACAGCGACAGCACCTTTTTTGACGGCCTCGCCTACATAGGTCCTACCGTCCAGCTTCGTGCCCGGAATGGCTGCAAAAAGATATCCCGGACGGACGGCGCGGGAATCGGTTGTAAGCCCGCAAATTGGTTTCACCCTGTTTCCCCCCATCCAAAGGGCCTAACTCCCCGGAATATTTGTAACGTGCGGCAAATCGACCCCATCCATGGGCCGAACAATATACCCTTTTCCATCCGACTGAGAAACATGGACCAGCCTCAAGGCAGGGAGGCCGCGATCTGGATCCGCGCCTCGGCAAGGCCCACACCCCGGTACGCGGTCTGGTGAAGCCCGGCCAGGATACTGGAAATGCGGGAGACGTCCCCAATGGTATCCATGACAAGGATGTAAGCGATTTCCGGGGCGTGCCGGGGGGCGAATCCCAGGGCGAGGAATTGGGCGGCCGTGTTGGTATCAGGCACCCTTCCGGAGACGTAAACAATGGACGGCCCATGCTCGCGGGAAAGTTCCTGCTGGAGGAATATGGAGGCCTTCTCTGTAATGGGTGGTCCTGCCTTCCCGAGGTCCGAGGCCAATCTCCAGAAGGACGGCGAGGTTTCGTGCTTGGTGAGGGTGATTCGGGGGGTAACGACCTTACCCCGGTTGATGAGTGCGCAAAAGGCCCGGAGGATCTGTATGGGTGTGGCGCTGAAGCCTTCGGTGAAGGGCTCGCTCCAGGTCCCTTCAAGGTGGGCGGGTATGCGTCCGGCAGCCTCTCCCTCAAGATCGATTCCAGTTGTCTGCCCGAAGCCCATTCTGGAAAGGGATCCCAGTATGCCGGGCAGGATACGGATCTGCTCGATCTCTTCAGCACTCCATGGTGAGAAGATCTCCCTTCCTTGGGGAGAGACCGTCCACTGCCAGGCGTCTTGAGGTGGCCGAGGATAAGCGGATGGATCAGACTCCGGAGCGCACCCAAGGGATTCGGAGCGGGCTATGAGAAGGGGGATGGGAAACGGATCCACCTCCCCTTGAATGGCGAAATTTTTCTTGTGGAGGGTCTCTGACACCTGGGGCGCAGAGGGGGAGTCGGAGGGCTTGGCATTGGCCATAGCGAGGATCTCTCCTCTCTCCACATCCATGACAATGAAGCATCCTCTGGCTGCCTGCGTGGTATTCAGTGCAGATTGGAGACCCTTTTCCGCTTCCATCTGGAGCCCGCGTTCCAGGCTGAGGATGACGTTGCCAGGGCCGGTGCGGGAAGGCATGACGCCGCTTTCTCCGAGGAGGTCATCATAAATGTATTCCACCCCGCTTATGCCGTGTCCATCCTCTCCGACGTCTCCTATGATCTCGCCTGCCAGGTCTCTATAGGGAGAGATGCGCCTGTAGCTGGTAAGGATTCTTGCCCCGTCCAACCCGAGAGATTCAAGTCTTTCCCGCGCCCCTTCTCCCGGGTTGACCGCAATGGTGACAGGACCGCGTCCTGACCTGGCAGACCGGAGGAGGGCGTCGGGATCGAGGCCGAGGATGGTGCCCATATCCTTGGCCCATTCCTTACCCGGGGGCATTTGGGTGGGGTGGATGACAAGGACGTGTTCAGGAATGCTCCCGGCGAGCATTACCCCTGATCGATCGAGGATCGCCCCCCGGTAAGGCGACAGGGGAATGGAGGTCTGCCGGCAGGTCCCGGAAACGAGACACGTCCCCCCGACCCACATGCAGATGCCCATGGTGACAAAGACGGGTATGGGACGGATCCTCCGCCGAATGTTGACAGAGAAGAATCGGGCAAGATGCTTAGGGAATGCCGGGGCGTGCATGGAAAGCGGCGCTACTGGAGGAGCCTGACGATTTCCTCATCCTTGGGGGGACGGAGGCCGAGGGCCCTGCCGACCTTCGCCAATTCCTGGGATCTGGTGAGCCGGGCCTCTTCGGCGACAAGGGCGTCGTGTTCTGCTGCGAGGCGCTTGGACTCGAGCTCCAGGAGTTCGACCCGCTCCGAGACCCTTTTCACAGAGACGTGGGACCAGACGGTCACCGAGATGACGAGGATTGCCAAGAGGGTGAGAAGGACGGAGCGCGCGGACAAGACGGCTGATGTCTGCCGTTCCGTACCGTAGATATTGCTCCCCTTGAAGGGATGAGGTCTTCTTGCCCTATGGACGGTAGGACGTATGGTGGCGGTTCGGATGCTCATGGCGTTTCTCCTTGCGGAATCGGCTTTGGGTGGATGCGCTCGGCGATGCGCAGTTTGGCGCTCCTGGCCCGGGGGTTTGCAGCGATCTCGTCTTCTCCGGGGATGATGGGCCTCTTTGTTACGGGCATCAGGCGTATATCAGAACGGAAGGCATCCTTTACAAGTCTGTCCTCCAGGGAGTGGAAGGTAATGATGCAGAGCCTGCCTCCTGGCACGAGACATGAGGGAAGTGTGTCAAGGGCGTCCCGAAGGTTTTCGAGTTCCCGGTTGACGGCGATCCGAAGCGCCTGGAAGGTACGGGTGGCGGGGTGGATGTGTCTGGAATGAAATCGGGCAGGGATTGCGTGGGATACGACACGGGCCAGGTCCGCAGATGTGAAGATGGGCTGGATCTCGCGCCGCCTGACTATGGCCCCGGCGATCCTCCGTGCCCAGCGTTCCTCCCCGTAAGTCCGAATGATCTCCTCGATCTGGTCCTTGGGGAGTTCGTTTACCAGATCCGCGGCAGTGACAGACTCGAATCGGTCCATGCGCATATCAAGGAGCTCCTCCCTCAGGAAGCTGAAGCCCCGTTCCCCGGCCTCGAGCTGAAACGAGGAGAGCCCGAGGTCAAGGACAATGCCGTCCACTCCGTCGATGCCCTGTTCGAGGAGGAGGTCCGGGATGTCCCGGTAATTTCCATGCACAATGAGGATGCGGTCCGCATGCGCAAGGAGGCGCTTTTGTGCCAGCGCGAGGGCGTCCTGGTCCCAGTCCATCCCTATGACACGTCCAACCCCGGGGCCGTCTTCGAGGATGGCGCGTGCATGGCCTCCCAGGCCAAGGGTGCCGTCCACGTACACCCCCCCCGCCCGGAGACGGAGGCCCTCGAGGACCTCTCTCACCATTACGGGGACGTGGACGGGTTCAGGCACGAAGGCCGGTTCCCGATATGGCTCGGCTGTAGCTGTCAAAGTTTTCCCGTGCCTTTTTGAGTTCCGCATCCAGGCGTTCCTTGTCCCAGATCTCGAAGTGGGTGAGCATGCCGGAGAGGACGATCTCCTTGTCGATCCCGGCTGGTTCACGCAGCGTGGGGGGAAGAAGGATCCTTCCGTGGGAGTCGAGGGGGCATTCCAGCCCCCCGGCGATGAAGTAGCGCTGAAAGGCGAGGACTTCGGGAGGGGCAAAACGGATCCGAGTGAATTCCTCTTCGAGGATGCGCCACTCGTCAAGGGGATAGGCCACGAGGCATTCGGGAAGGTTCGTGACGATGAGGCGTTCCTCACCGTACTTGGCCCTCAGGACCTCCCGGAAACGGGCAGGTATGCTCAGACG
It contains:
- a CDS encoding UDP-N-acetylmuramoyl-L-alanyl-D-glutamate--2,6-diaminopimelate ligase — protein: MKPICGLTTDSRAVRPGYLFAAIPGTKLDGRTYVGEAVKKGAVAVLVPREDAERLRGDLSCKVEVIGVDDVRRAVGEYAAEFHGHPSRHMHLIGITGTNGKTTTSFLIKEILNEAGLLPGLIGTIHRCFGDEVTPSELTTPDAVSLQAYLASLRDRGARSAVMEVSSHALDQMRVAGCQFSVAVFTNLTHDHLDYHGSMDGYFAAKCRLFLELAPKASAINIDCPYGKRLCDLISGHAMTYGMGRKAMVRPTDLSLDLTGIRATVETPAGRIEVDSSLIGAHNLMNILAAIAAVLPLGVDAGAIAAGISRVRRVPGRLDPVVFAGRPIAFVDYAHTPDALERVLQTLRTLGPERIITVVGCGGDRDRGKRPLMGRIARDHSDLAVFTMDNPRSEDPIAILDDMCEGLWESTATLHLPQPPFPQEDGKRVRVIPDRREAIRHAVQEARPGDCILIAGKGHETYQIIGASRLPFNDLTETTKAIVECEAVSIPNPHAFPLSIRQIAQAAGARILSGNPDAVPVGITTDTRSLQKGELFVALSGNRFDGNAFACHAVRTGAVGVLIQDGRPEIVDEVRSSSPEAAVLVAPDTLLALGAIASLFRKTLGVRVVGITGSCGKTGTKELVALVLAQRWRVGKTPGNLNNLIGLPLSILRLRPPLDWMVLEMGMNQPGEIARLASIAGPDVGIVTTVKPAHLEGLGSVEAVAREKSALLQALDGKNGIAVVNLDEPLIVERANRLSCRKIGYTLSGADHAKGEIETVVTCPGWSPHPEGAVITISMRGRETSFLFPLMGRAAVQNALAAAAVGLAVGLTHYEVIQGLSLAKPLPGRITPKDLPSGITLMDDSYNANPASMEAALETLSIWSGSRPRVAILGDMLELGDSAHLFHQELGRSAARHGVSLLIACGTHGDDVSRGAREAGLPLSRILVFPETCDLVSWIQQEARAHIPENACVLVKGSRGMRLEKAIQALEAAYDTETEG
- the rsmH gene encoding 16S rRNA (cytosine(1402)-N(4))-methyltransferase RsmH gives rise to the protein MPEPVHVPVMVREVLEGLRLRAGGVYVDGTLGLGGHARAILEDGPGVGRVIGMDWDQDALALAQKRLLAHADRILIVHGNYRDIPDLLLEQGIDGVDGIVLDLGLSSFQLEAGERGFSFLREELLDMRMDRFESVTAADLVNELPKDQIEEIIRTYGEERWARRIAGAIVRRREIQPIFTSADLARVVSHAIPARFHSRHIHPATRTFQALRIAVNRELENLRDALDTLPSCLVPGGRLCIITFHSLEDRLVKDAFRSDIRLMPVTKRPIIPGEDEIAANPRARSAKLRIAERIHPKPIPQGETP
- the mraZ gene encoding division/cell wall cluster transcriptional repressor MraZ, encoding MFRGRSVHNLDAKGRLSIPARFREVLRAKYGEERLIVTNLPECLVAYPLDEWRILEEEFTRIRFAPPEVLAFQRYFIAGGLECPLDSHGRILLPPTLREPAGIDKEIVLSGMLTHFEIWDKERLDAELKKARENFDSYSRAISGTGLRA